The region CGGCCTCCATAGCTCGTGAGGCTGCCAattcgcgctgcagctgcgaTACTTGCTCTTCCAGAGTGTGCGACACATGccgctggagctgctcgtgctcaGTGgtcagcgccgcatgaGCGCTCAGTAACGCCTCGTGGTCTGCTTGCAATGCCGTGAGCTGAGCCCGTagctcgtcggcggcgtcCTCGACAGCCAAAGGCTCATTTTCACTGGAAGGGGGCTCATTCAATAGGGAGAGATTTTGCACGCCATCCACAGCATCGTATTCCTGGGATGCGAGTAGCTCAGATGACTCGGCTGGTGCCTCCGTGGTATCTGATCCAGGCGGTTTTGCCTCATCCAGCGAGTATCGAGTTTCCTGGATCTCAGGGATGGGTTCGAGCACATCCACTTCTTGGATGCTTCGCACACTAGCATCCAGTGTATCGTCGTACGACGTGTCATGCTCGTAGTATTCAGGATGCGCGTCCTGTTCGTCATCGGCATACGAATCAAAATGTTGTTCGTATGTATCTTGATGCTCAGGATACGCCTGGTGGGTATCGATATCCAAGCAACCCTGGCTGGTCTCTCTTTCTTCTGGATAGAGCGTCTGATGCGCGTCCTTTTCTTCCAAAGGAAGCTCGTGAGGGTTTTCTGTGTCGTCCAGATAAGCCTCTGGATGGTCATGCTCAGAAACGTAAGCTTGAGGATACTCTTCAGCATACGCCCCATAGTCATATACATCATCGACAGCATCGGGCTCGTACACCTCATCAGGTGCATAGTCAAACATGGTTGCGGGTGTGCCTGACGCATCTGGCTCCTGCGACGGAAATAGGGATGCCGCTGCTTGGTCTTCATCACGCTCAAATACTGATGCTTCAAAGCTTTCTGCATAATTGTCCATGGACTTTGCACGTTGAGGAAAGGGAGCGTATAAGTTGGTGGTCGTTTGTGGCTGCGCCGTTGCGTCGAAGAGGCCCGTCGCGGGCTCCGCGGTCGAGTATGATGGAGCAGCTAGCTGCTCCATGTTTGTTTCAACACCTGGCTCAAAGTCGAAAGCATCTGTCTGTGCGTCGGTCGACCACAGTTCGGACGCAAAGTGTGCAGGCTCGGTCGCAGGTACGTCAGAAGGCGCTTCTGGTCGAGAGGCCGCATCATCCACAGCAAACAGAGCCGCTGTATCGGCCTCTTTCCGAGGCTCCGATACATCAGCAGAAAAAAGATCCGCGGTATCCGACGCTTCACGGGGCACAGCATCCTCGGCGCCAGCCGTGTCAGTCTTGTCAAGgggcgctggcgcagggGGCGCTGCTGGCTGCTCCCGCTCGGTTTGCGTCTCCTTTGAATGAGCATCAGCATCCAACAGCGCAGACTCGCGCTTCCTGCGCAGCGCTTCGCGGTGTTTGTAGAGCTGCTTGCGTGCCCGCTCTGCCTTGATGGCCCGCTCGTCCATCCTGTTGGCCAAAGACACACACCCTCCCCAGGTCCCTGTGCACCCACGCGCGGCGATACAATCACGTGACGAAGTCCAACGTATTGATCAGCCGGCGCAGCGTCAGCGAAGAGGCAAGAAGAAGGCCCCCACTATACGGATTGGCGTGGGATGGGCGTGGCGTACCGGGTGCAACGGGTGGTGCCACCTGTatgcatgcgccacatACTCATGTCACGCTCTATGATACCATTTCGACCGCGGCACTTTGCTTATAGCACAATCTCGATGCCAGCTGTGTCGTCGCGAGGTGACGCGTCTGAGCATGCGGACAGCCACAGCGCATGCGATCACTTTGTGCGCGTTATTTCATCGACACAGCGCATTATGCCTGATCAGCTGTGGAACATATACCAGCAAGCCCTGCATGAGCGACCCAGCCAGCCTTCGGATGGGTCGATACGCAtgccgacgcagctcaATGATGCACACCATATCATGATGTTCCAGGCACTCTTGCCGACGCTAGATGAATACTCGCAGTCATTGCGCGACTATCAGCTCGTATCTCGAGTTCGGAGACACGCTCACATGTCGCCCTCGTCCATGCTAACATCAGCCAGCACACCCCTCGATCTGTCATCGCTCAGTACTCTAGATCCATCGCCTCATGCGCCTCGTATGGGCGGCAAACACGCACAAATCTTCgcggagcgcatgcgcgagaTTCTTTTGCGTATTTCGCCTGAGCATCGCCAGACTAAAATGTACAATGACGTGCTCTGCGTGCTGGCCATGGGCGGTCGGTATAAGTTTCTTCGGAATCTGTGGAATGACATGGTTGAGGCCGGTAAGGCGGGGCACAGTCACGTCGCACCGAATCAGGAGACGTGCCACTTTATGCTGGTGGCGCTTGTGCGCAATTTTAACCTGAAGCTGCAACGCTTCAAAACTCAGTACAAGCGCGAGTTGCTCAATGCCACGGCGTCGCCGCAAGCCACGGCCTTCGCGGCTGCTCATGTGAatgcagcgacgcagctggcCGTTGAAACCGTATCGATGGTGCTGCGTAGCCTCCAAAAGCAGGGAACGTTGCCGCGTGTCATGACGCTTGATCTCGCAGCGCGTCTTTTGCGCATCACCGGCCGCCTCCCCGAGTTTCTTCAGCTCTTGCGCACTGGATTTGGGCTTGACATGCACTTCCCAGATGCTCAGACGCTGTCCATGTCCGAGCCCACGACGCATACCCTAAATACGACCCTCCTGGGACTGGGCGAACTCGCGACTATGCCCGATATGGCCATGGCCTTTGAGGTGCTTACGCGGCCCTTGCCGCAAAGTGGCCGCCAGCGTGTCTTACCCAACACGACTTCGTTCAAACTGCTTGTGCAGTACGCGTGCATGCAGCCGCCGGCGCAGCTCCTTTTGAACGCGGCCATGCGAGGTTCGTCTCGCCCACTTTTCTCGCGCTTGTCTTCTGGCCCGCAGGGGCTACCCACTATCGGTATTCGCTCGCCTGAACAGCTTCAAGCAGAGATGCATGCGCGTCGCAAGGGCACTTATTCGCTTTTTGCTCACGCATACATTGACGAGGCCCTGTCCCTCTatgccgagcagcttcAACGCATGGCTGACCATCTGGGCGTGCCATGCCCCGAGGCCGTGACGCACGATATGCCAAAGAGTCATGCATTGGCCAATGAGCGTCGTAAAGCCGACACGGAGCCCGTCAAGACAGCAGAACCGGTGCCAGCTCAATCCAGCTCCCGCATCGCTGTCTTCTTGCCGCCGAGTGTTCGCGTAACGTACCCGCTTCTTCATCCACTGCTTCAGTTGGCCCTCAAAAATCACGCGACAGACGAGCTGACATGGCTGCATCCTCGGGCGGATCATGCGTATGCCCTGCTAGAGGCTGAGCACGATATACTACAAGCAGCACAACGTTCCATTCAGGCGCCTGAACACATGCTTGAATCGCTCTCTGTGCATGCTACGtacatccagcagctggcgcaACGCATGCGGTGGCTATGTGACAATGTCATTGATAATTGCATGGCTCTGTGCCACGACAAGCCAGGTGCGCCTGGTGGGAGAGATACGCTCTCTAAAAAGGGCCTTCGGGCTCTGCGCTTCATGACTCCATAGGCGTTAGTGTAGTGGTAAGCCACACACGTCGCAGTCCGTGCTGCCCGGTGCGTTTAGGAATGTGCAGTGCGGACAAGCAGAGCCCTCGGATGGCGCGTCTGCAAGCGCCTCGGGCTCGGCCTCagccggcggcggcggcggcggcgagggCTGCGGCGCACTTTCCTGTGCAATGGTCACGAGCGTTTGCCAGCCCGATGACGACATCAAAGCTTCTTGGCCACGGTGCGTCACTGCCACACAAcacgcgacgcgcatgTCGTCAGGCGAGAAAAAACCCGTTTGGCCGAGGAAGGCAAGTAGGTGCCAGTCACTGAGCCACGACACGAGCGTATCGGGCGTCACATTACGAACCTCGGCCAACAGGCCATCGAGCGTTTGGTCCTCGAGTCCGGGGCGATTCTCAATGGCGAATGCGCTTGACAGAAAACGCGGCTTTGGCTCTGTGGGAAAGCCATGTGTGCATGTCACGAGCAGGTACTCGACGGGAAACGTGGGCGATGCATTTTCCTTTACGTCGATGCCGTACTTGTTTGTGTACCGATAAAACACATCGGGCACGTACCGCGTAGAATCGCTCGGCTTCAAGCGGATTGTCGTGGGATGTACGCTCGCCTCAATCATATCCGCGTCGACCATCGCCATCACTTGCTCACTTACCTGGTAAGCCGACACATCAATCTCACCCATCGGGTTCCCGCTCAGTACGCATGTCACAAACTTGCTGTTGAACAGACTGCTTTGACTCCAACGACATGCGTTCTTGTGTTGAgactgctgctgcgcagcaaAAAGCGCCTCTTGACCGCTCAAAAAAAAGCTGTCGGCGTGGCGCTTGCACGACACCAGACCTGCCTGCGTCGGATCCGAGTGCGTCGGATCTGCCACCTCCAAGTCGGTATAGATCATGCCAACGACGCAGAGACCGCACCATTCTGCCAGCTCCTGGATACGTGCCTCATCGTCCCATGGCATACCTAGGACAATACCGTCTGTTTCACCGGCCTGCGGCGGTTCATGAATCGCCTCGACCACAGCCTTGATGCCCATCGGCACCTTGTCATAAGGCTCGTAGTGTCCCAACAGGTATCCGAAGCGCTGTGTCGCCGTTttgcgccatgcgtcgaGCATACGGTCGATGAGCGCCGAGTGCACAAACTCGACATGATCGACCATGCGGTACTTTTGTCGCTGCAGCGTAATGGCCGAGGGCTGGCACTTGGTGCATATGCTCGCCGGCCACGACTCATGCTGACCCGACGGGCAGGGTACTTTGACACGATAAGATAGTTCTTCGAGTGGTGGCACATacgacgtcgatgccgagGGCACTCCGATGTTTTGCTGTCGAAGGTAAGCATGAAAGGAAAGATGCTTGATaccgtgctgcgcatggtACGTCATATCATATGGCTCGATCGGCATGCAATAGTCACACATGCCCTTTTCTCCATGCCGGCAAAACTGTCGATCGTGCTGTCGCGGGATCAGGCCTCGCTGCTGCGACCAATACACATCCACCGCGTCTTCACTGACAGGTGCCGACGACTGGCTCGTTGACGCTTCTTCCTGCTTATCTTGATACGATGCAAACAGCATGTCACCGTGCCTGAGCCCAAGGGACGAGATGGATTGATCTCGCAGTTCGCTAGCCGAACGCCCAGGCGAATGTGGCGCGTCGGACAGGGTGAGTGTCTCAGCATCAGCCTTGGTTGATGCCAGAATCTGCTCTAACAGCTTGCTCGCATCATCATCCGGCTGTACTTCACACCTGAACTGGCCATCCTTGGCACGTATGCGTATCAGCATGCTCGTGCGACAAGCAGGGTGGGGCGTCGTGGTCGTCCGTCTTGCCACTCGCGACGGCCGCGACGACCTTGGGATTCTTGTATGACTAAACACTACGAGGCCAACACTTCTTGGACGAGGGCCCCAAATTCAGCGGGGTTGTCGAGGTACAAGTGGTGCCCGGCACGGCTGACCGTATGCACCTGTACGTTGTGATTCCCGGCCTCATGTAGGATCGCTTGTGCTTGGTCTGCGCCTGCTCTATCCATCCAATCATGTTCACCATACAGGAACACCATAGGCATTCTGAGCGGTGCCACTCGATGGACGAGAGGGTAGCGCGCAAATGCGCCAGGCGCAAGGATATCAC is a window of Malassezia restricta chromosome III, complete sequence DNA encoding:
- a CDS encoding nuclear protein localization protein 4, giving the protein MLIRIRAKDGQFRCEVQPDDDASKLLEQILASTKADAETLTLSDAPHSPGRSASELRDQSISSLGLRHGDMLFASYQDKQEEASTSQSSAPVSEDAVDVYWSQQRGLIPRQHDRQFCRHGEKGMCDYCMPIEPYDMTYHAQHGIKHLSFHAYLRQQNIGVPSASTSYVPPLEELSYRVKVPCPSGQHESWPASICTKCQPSAITLQRQKYRMVDHVEFVHSALIDRMLDAWRKTATQRFGYLLGHYEPYDKVPMGIKAVVEAIHEPPQAGETDGIVLGMPWDDEARIQELAEWCGLCVVGMIYTDLEVADPTHSDPTQAGLVSCKRHADSFFLSGQEALFAAQQQSQHKNACRWSQSSLFNSKFVTCVLSGNPMGEIDVSAYQVSEQVMAMVDADMIEASVHPTTIRLKPSDSTRYVPDVFYRYTNKYGIDVKENASPTFPVEYLLVTCTHGFPTEPKPRFLSSAFAIENRPGLEDQTLDGLLAEVRNVTPDTLVSWLSDWHLLAFLGQTGFFSPDDMRVACCVAVTHRGQEALMSSSGWQTLVTIAQESAPQPSPPPPPPAEAEPEALADAPSEGSACPHCTFLNAPGSTDCDVCGLPLH